One segment of Candidatus Aminicenantes bacterium DNA contains the following:
- a CDS encoding alpha-L-fucosidase, translating into MKIRNKWKIGILLVLAGTTLLLLTACSPGPDKSAAAAVKPVTLIPEDKVRLSNDPAKTEIFRDAGLGLFIHWGPNSQLGTEISWPLNGASDDYVKRYYALAETFNPTAFDAAEWARLAKLAGIEYVCFTAKHHDGYAMFDTAYSDFKITKSPYGKDITAAVADAFRKEGILVGIYYSPGDFRYQFVTGKRFTHLYEADFTAGALFGPKQTTFLDYERGQIEELLTKYGDIFMIWFDGKCEPLKKRSWQVKQDVFIGRGEIPTPEQEIPGQADDRAWESCMTTSWQWAYQPNADVRTADEVIRNLIHIRARGGNMLLNVGPRPDGKIAPPDEALLRELGLWMSLYGEGVRGVRPWITTNEGDVWLTTRRSDGTVYAFVGLQYGLKGIKTPGGARFTLKSVKAGTGTQVSVLSQDGGVEWNEDKQGLHVTVSQTHSVQLIKTPAAMAKALGAKAPSMTWGPAWPIVVKITNATAGSVPAKKPVAKKK; encoded by the coding sequence ATGAAAATCCGAAACAAATGGAAAATCGGCATCCTTCTGGTTCTAGCGGGAACAACGCTTTTGCTTTTAACCGCCTGCAGCCCCGGCCCGGACAAGTCCGCGGCCGCCGCCGTCAAGCCCGTCACGCTCATCCCGGAGGATAAGGTCCGGCTGTCCAACGATCCGGCCAAGACCGAGATCTTCCGCGACGCCGGGCTGGGCCTTTTCATCCACTGGGGCCCCAACTCCCAGCTTGGGACCGAGATCTCCTGGCCGCTCAACGGCGCCTCGGACGACTATGTCAAGCGCTACTACGCCCTGGCCGAGACCTTCAACCCGACCGCCTTCGACGCGGCCGAGTGGGCCCGCCTGGCCAAGCTGGCCGGGATCGAGTACGTCTGCTTCACGGCCAAGCACCACGACGGCTACGCCATGTTCGACACGGCCTACAGCGACTTCAAGATCACCAAGTCGCCCTACGGCAAAGACATCACCGCCGCCGTGGCCGATGCCTTCCGCAAGGAGGGCATCCTGGTCGGGATTTATTATTCGCCCGGCGATTTCCGATATCAGTTCGTGACCGGCAAGCGCTTCACCCATCTCTACGAGGCCGATTTCACGGCCGGGGCGCTCTTCGGCCCCAAGCAGACGACTTTCCTGGACTACGAACGCGGGCAGATCGAAGAGCTGCTGACCAAGTACGGCGATATCTTCATGATCTGGTTCGACGGCAAGTGCGAGCCGCTCAAGAAGCGCTCCTGGCAGGTCAAGCAGGATGTCTTCATCGGCCGGGGCGAGATCCCGACTCCCGAGCAGGAGATCCCGGGTCAGGCCGACGACCGGGCCTGGGAAAGCTGCATGACCACGAGCTGGCAGTGGGCCTACCAGCCCAACGCCGACGTCCGCACGGCGGACGAGGTGATCCGCAACCTGATCCACATCCGGGCCCGCGGCGGCAACATGCTGCTCAACGTCGGCCCGAGGCCGGACGGCAAGATCGCCCCGCCCGACGAAGCCCTGCTCCGCGAGCTGGGTCTGTGGATGAGCCTCTACGGCGAGGGCGTGCGCGGCGTGCGGCCCTGGATCACGACCAACGAGGGGGACGTCTGGCTGACGACGCGGCGCTCCGACGGGACGGTTTATGCCTTCGTCGGCTTGCAGTACGGCCTCAAGGGGATCAAGACTCCGGGCGGCGCCCGTTTTACCTTGAAATCGGTCAAGGCCGGCACCGGCACCCAGGTTTCCGTCTTGAGCCAGGACGGAGGGGTTGAATGGAACGAGGACAAGCAGGGGCTGCATGTCACCGTTTCGCAGACCCACTCTGTCCAGCTCATCAAGACGCCGGCGGCGATGGCCAAAGCCTTGGGAGCGAAAGCTCCCAGCATGACCTGGGGCCCTGCCTGGCCGATCGTCGTCAAGATCACCAATGCAACGGCGGGAAGCGTCCCAGCCAAGAAGCCCGTGGCCAAGAAGAAATAA
- the pyrE gene encoding orotate phosphoribosyltransferase — MFDLNDKVLKLFQDSDALLRGHFKLTSGKHSEWYFEKIRLIEKPAVMDRIIDLLVEKIRREVPDFDYVVSPAYGAIALGFLAALKLGRKFAFTQRVEEKMAFRAGFSGLEGARAVIVEDILTTGGSLNEVVAALKEKTTEVAGIYVLVDRTGGAVPIEGRPVGSLLALKVEAFEPDACPFCKQGLPLTKPGASDKKA, encoded by the coding sequence ATGTTCGACCTCAACGATAAAGTCTTGAAGTTATTCCAGGATTCCGACGCCCTCCTGCGCGGCCATTTCAAGCTGACCTCGGGCAAGCACTCCGAGTGGTACTTCGAGAAGATCCGGCTGATCGAGAAGCCGGCCGTCATGGATCGGATCATCGACCTCCTGGTCGAGAAGATCCGCCGCGAGGTGCCCGACTTCGACTACGTCGTCTCCCCTGCCTACGGGGCCATCGCCCTGGGCTTCCTGGCCGCCCTCAAACTGGGCAGGAAGTTCGCCTTCACCCAGCGGGTCGAGGAGAAGATGGCCTTCCGGGCCGGCTTCTCCGGACTCGAGGGCGCTCGGGCCGTCATCGTCGAGGACATCCTGACCACCGGGGGCTCTCTCAACGAGGTCGTGGCCGCCCTTAAGGAAAAAACCACCGAGGTGGCCGGAATCTATGTCCTGGTCGACCGCACCGGCGGCGCTGTCCCGATCGAAGGCCGGCCGGTGGGAAGCCTGCTGGCCCTCAAGGTCGAGGCCTTCGAGCCCGACGCCTGCCCCTTCTGCAAGCAGGGGCTGCCCCTGACCAAGCCCGGCGCCTCCGACAAGAAGGCTTGA
- a CDS encoding sodium/solute symporter (Members of the Solute:Sodium Symporter (SSS), TC 2.A.21 as described in tcdb.org, catalyze solute:Na+ symport. Known solutes for members of the family include sugars, amino acids, nucleosides, inositols, vitamins, urea or anions, depending on the system.), producing MGSSLRLAWPDLAVIAVYLTGIVGLGLWAWKGRRSRTGSSQEYFLAGGSLRWPIIGLALFSTNISTIHLVSLAQEGYVNGLAYGNFEWMAAFLLVVLSFFFAPFYIRSRVATLPDFLEKRYSRASRDWLAVLSIFSAVFIHIGFSLYTGAVVLKGLFGIPINVSIVLTAVLTGLYTIVGGLLAVVLTESVQTVILIAGAACVVVIGLVQVGGWGGLAASVEPVKLTILRTAAETPSLPWYAVFLGYPVIGLWYWCADQTIVQRVLGAKDERNARLGPLFAGFIKILPVFLFVLPGLIAAGLVRQGKLPAFGDSADTYSVLINHLLPVGLKGVVAAALLAALMSTVSGALNSIATLFSLDLYKRWRPATSDRKLTHIGRVVTFIAMVAAILWSPLISHFQSIFQGVTALICYIAPPITAVFLWGVFWKRASAKAAAATLTIGSALGLGVFFLDWFKAKTGWNVPSMMATFYLFVICSIVLAAVSYLKPHRHTPESEALVWRNPWAAVRGTWTGLFDYRLVAAVLIVIMIGLYIVFA from the coding sequence ATGGGAAGCTCTCTGCGGCTGGCCTGGCCCGATCTGGCCGTCATCGCCGTTTACCTGACGGGCATCGTCGGACTCGGCCTGTGGGCTTGGAAGGGGAGGCGGTCCCGCACGGGATCCAGCCAGGAGTATTTTTTAGCCGGCGGGTCCCTGCGCTGGCCGATCATCGGCCTGGCCCTCTTTTCGACCAACATCTCCACCATCCACCTCGTCAGCCTGGCCCAGGAGGGCTACGTCAACGGCCTGGCCTACGGCAACTTCGAGTGGATGGCCGCCTTTCTCCTTGTCGTCCTGTCGTTTTTCTTCGCCCCGTTCTATATCCGCTCCCGCGTCGCGACGTTGCCCGACTTCCTGGAGAAGCGCTACAGCCGGGCCAGCCGCGACTGGCTGGCGGTATTGTCGATCTTCTCCGCGGTCTTCATTCACATCGGCTTCTCGCTTTACACCGGGGCCGTCGTGTTGAAGGGCCTCTTCGGCATCCCGATCAACGTCAGCATCGTTCTGACCGCCGTCCTGACCGGCCTCTACACGATCGTCGGCGGGCTGTTGGCCGTGGTGCTGACCGAATCCGTCCAGACGGTCATCCTGATCGCCGGCGCAGCCTGCGTCGTGGTCATCGGCCTGGTCCAGGTCGGCGGCTGGGGAGGGTTGGCAGCCTCGGTCGAGCCGGTCAAGCTGACCATCCTGCGCACGGCAGCTGAGACGCCGTCCCTGCCGTGGTACGCGGTCTTTCTGGGCTATCCGGTGATCGGGCTGTGGTATTGGTGCGCCGACCAGACCATCGTCCAGCGGGTGCTGGGCGCCAAGGACGAACGCAACGCCCGGCTGGGCCCGCTTTTTGCCGGGTTCATCAAGATCCTGCCGGTCTTCCTGTTCGTCCTGCCGGGGCTTATCGCGGCGGGACTCGTCCGACAGGGAAAGCTGCCCGCTTTCGGCGATTCTGCCGATACATACTCGGTCCTCATCAACCATCTTCTGCCAGTCGGGCTCAAGGGGGTTGTGGCGGCGGCGCTCCTGGCGGCATTGATGAGCACGGTGTCCGGAGCCCTGAATTCGATCGCCACCCTGTTCAGCTTGGATCTTTATAAGCGCTGGCGGCCGGCCACCTCCGACCGCAAGCTGACCCACATTGGCCGTGTCGTCACCTTCATCGCCATGGTCGCGGCCATCTTGTGGTCTCCGCTCATCAGCCACTTCCAGAGCATCTTCCAGGGTGTCACGGCTCTGATCTGCTACATCGCGCCGCCGATCACCGCCGTGTTCCTTTGGGGCGTCTTCTGGAAGCGGGCCTCGGCCAAGGCGGCGGCTGCGACGCTGACGATCGGGTCGGCTTTGGGGCTCGGCGTCTTTTTCCTTGACTGGTTCAAGGCCAAGACCGGCTGGAATGTGCCGTCGATGATGGCGACGTTCTATCTGTTCGTGATCTGCTCGATCGTCCTGGCCGCTGTCTCGTATCTCAAGCCCCATCGCCACACGCCCGAGAGCGAGGCGCTGGTCTGGAGGAACCCTTGGGCTGCGGTTCGGGGGACCTGGACCGGGCTCTTCGATTACCGGCTGGTCGCCGCGGTCCTGATCGTGATTATGATCGGGCTTTATATCGTGTTTGCCTGA
- a CDS encoding L-rhamnose mutarotase codes for MVAVLLAAFSEPKVQRFGQIIALKPEKLAYYKELHAAVWPSVLKRIKECNIRNYSIYLKEIEKGKFYLFAYFEYTGSDFAADMAKMAADPETQRWWKETDPCQTRIPLSGEKDWWSALEEVFHTD; via the coding sequence ATGGTGGCCGTTCTGCTGGCCGCGTTCTCGGAGCCGAAGGTCCAGCGGTTCGGTCAGATCATCGCCTTGAAGCCCGAGAAGCTGGCCTATTACAAAGAACTGCATGCGGCGGTCTGGCCGTCGGTGCTGAAGCGGATCAAGGAGTGCAACATCCGCAATTACTCGATCTATCTAAAAGAGATCGAGAAGGGCAAGTTCTACCTCTTCGCCTATTTCGAGTACACGGGCAGCGACTTCGCCGCCGACATGGCCAAGATGGCCGCCGACCCGGAGACCCAGCGCTGGTGGAAGGAGACTGATCCCTGCCAAACCCGGATTCCCCTGAGCGGGGAGAAGGACTGGTGGTCGGCCCTGGAAGAAGTCTTCCACACCGATTGA
- the buk gene encoding butyrate kinase, whose amino-acid sequence MRLLIINPGSTSTKIAVYDDEREVFSENIAHTAEEVAPFARIVEQKGFRKDIILRVLKERTIDATSFDAVVGRGGLLKPIPSGIFAVNDRLLEDLFQGVQGEHASNLGGLIADEIARPLGIPAFIVDPVVVDELADWARLTGMAEIKRRSIFHALNHKYAARLAAQELGKPYPECNLIVCHLGGGISVGAHEKGRVIDVNNALNGEGPIAPERAGTVPAADLVELCFSGKLGKDDLKRKLAGKGGMVALLKTNDMRPIEARVLAGDAEAKLVFEAMTATVAKQIGACAAVLCGAVDGIVLTGGLAYSQPYVDGIVARVKFLGRVFIYPGENEMIALATAALRVLRGEDTAKVYS is encoded by the coding sequence ATGCGGCTCCTGATCATCAACCCCGGCTCCACATCGACCAAGATCGCCGTCTATGACGACGAGCGCGAGGTCTTCTCCGAGAACATCGCCCACACGGCCGAGGAGGTGGCGCCCTTCGCCCGCATCGTCGAACAGAAAGGCTTCCGCAAGGACATCATCCTGCGGGTGCTCAAGGAGCGGACGATCGATGCGACGAGCTTCGATGCGGTCGTCGGCCGGGGCGGACTGCTCAAGCCCATCCCGAGCGGCATCTTCGCCGTCAACGACCGCCTCCTGGAGGACCTCTTCCAGGGCGTCCAGGGCGAGCATGCCTCCAACCTGGGCGGCCTGATCGCCGACGAGATCGCCCGGCCGCTGGGCATCCCCGCCTTCATCGTCGATCCCGTCGTGGTCGACGAGCTGGCCGACTGGGCCCGCCTGACCGGGATGGCGGAGATCAAGCGGCGGAGCATCTTCCATGCCCTCAACCACAAATACGCGGCTCGGCTGGCGGCCCAAGAGCTGGGCAAGCCTTACCCAGAGTGCAATCTCATCGTCTGCCACTTGGGCGGCGGGATCTCCGTCGGCGCCCACGAAAAAGGCCGGGTCATCGACGTCAACAACGCGCTCAACGGCGAAGGGCCGATCGCCCCGGAGCGGGCCGGCACGGTACCGGCGGCCGATCTCGTGGAGCTCTGCTTCTCCGGCAAGCTCGGCAAGGACGACCTCAAGCGCAAGCTGGCGGGCAAGGGCGGCATGGTGGCCCTCCTTAAGACCAACGACATGCGCCCGATCGAAGCCCGCGTCCTGGCCGGCGATGCCGAAGCCAAGCTGGTTTTCGAAGCGATGACGGCAACCGTGGCCAAGCAGATCGGCGCCTGCGCGGCCGTCCTGTGCGGCGCCGTCGACGGCATCGTCCTGACGGGCGGGCTGGCCTACAGCCAGCCGTACGTCGACGGCATCGTCGCCCGCGTCAAGTTCCTGGGCCGGGTCTTCATCTACCCCGGCGAAAACGAAATGATCGCCCTGGCCACGGCCGCCCTGCGCGTGCTGCGGGGCGAAGACACGGCCAAGGTCTATTCATAA